Proteins co-encoded in one Epinephelus moara isolate mb chromosome 11, YSFRI_EMoa_1.0, whole genome shotgun sequence genomic window:
- the sec61g gene encoding protein transport protein Sec61 subunit gamma, producing the protein MDQVMQFVEPSRQFVKDSIRLVKRCTKPDRKEFQKIAMATAIGFAIMGFIGFFVKLIHIPINNIIVGG; encoded by the exons ATGGATCAGGTAATGCAGTTTGTCGAGCCCAGCCGGCAGTTCGTCAAAGACTCCATCAGGCTCGTAAAGAGATGCACAAAACCCGACAGAAAAG AATTTCAGAAGATTGCCATGGCCACAGCGATTGGGTTTGCCATCATGGGTTTCATCGGTTTCTTTGTTAAACTCATTCACATCCCCATCAACAACATCATTGT TGGTGGTTAA